The following coding sequences are from one Ruminococcus flavefaciens AE3010 window:
- the prfA gene encoding peptide chain release factor 1 → MFEKLALMEQKYEEISAKLSDPDIISDNKLYTQLMREFKNMTPIIEKYREYKKAQAAFDEAKELLDGGGLDKDFKDMAQAEYDESKENMETYTQDLKVLLLPKDPNDDKSVIIEIRGGAGGEEASLFANSLYRMYTMYAETMGWKQEVLSANPTELGGFKEISFSIEGEGAYSRLKYESGVHRVQRVPETESQGRIHTSTVTVAVLVEADEVELEINPTDLKIDYFRASGAGGQHINKTESAVRITYLPTNTVVECQDERSQHKNKDKAMKILRSRIYEAMQEEQDAKIASERKMQVGTGDRSERIRTYNYPQGRLTDHRIGLTIYRLEDILNGNLDEVFDALATADQAAKLASQEA, encoded by the coding sequence ATGTTTGAAAAGCTTGCACTGATGGAGCAAAAATACGAAGAAATAAGCGCAAAACTCTCTGACCCCGATATTATCAGCGATAATAAGCTGTACACTCAGCTCATGAGGGAGTTCAAGAATATGACTCCCATTATCGAGAAATACAGGGAATACAAAAAGGCACAGGCAGCCTTTGACGAAGCTAAGGAGCTTCTTGACGGCGGCGGTCTCGATAAGGACTTCAAGGATATGGCTCAGGCAGAGTATGATGAGTCAAAGGAGAATATGGAAACCTATACACAGGATCTTAAAGTTCTTCTCTTACCTAAGGACCCTAACGATGACAAGAGCGTAATTATAGAGATAAGAGGCGGCGCAGGCGGCGAGGAGGCTTCGCTGTTTGCAAATTCCCTTTATCGTATGTATACAATGTACGCAGAGACTATGGGCTGGAAGCAGGAAGTGCTAAGCGCCAATCCCACAGAGCTCGGCGGCTTCAAGGAGATAAGCTTCTCCATTGAGGGTGAGGGTGCTTATTCCCGCCTTAAATACGAAAGCGGCGTACACCGTGTACAGCGCGTTCCCGAAACAGAATCACAGGGACGCATACACACCTCGACAGTTACCGTGGCAGTTCTCGTCGAAGCAGACGAGGTCGAGCTTGAAATAAATCCCACGGATCTGAAAATAGACTATTTCCGCGCAAGCGGTGCAGGCGGACAGCATATAAATAAAACAGAGTCCGCTGTAAGAATAACGTATCTCCCCACGAATACCGTGGTGGAGTGTCAGGACGAAAGAAGCCAGCATAAGAACAAAGATAAAGCAATGAAAATTCTGCGCTCAAGGATATACGAGGCTATGCAGGAGGAGCAAGACGCAAAGATCGCTTCGGAGAGAAAAATGCAGGTCGGCACAGGCGACCGCTCCGAAAGGATCAGAACATACAATTATCCGCAGGGACGTCTTACGGATCACCGTATCGGTCTGACTATATACAGACTGGAGGACATTCTCAACGGAAATCTTGATGAAGTGTTTGATGCGCTTGCAACCGCCGATCAGGCTGCAAAGCTCGCAAGTCAGGAAGCGTAG
- a CDS encoding L-threonylcarbamoyladenylate synthase → MDTVLLNNKEQDLEIAAEFIKKGEIVGIPTETVYGLGADASNVEAVRKVFEAKGRPADNPLIVHLADFSQAVDYTSSIPGLAYRLAERFCPGPLTMVLPKNDRIPMITSGGLDTVGIRVPSHPVMHRIIELSGRPIAAPSANTSGYPSPTSAEHVMRDMNGKIAAVVDGGSSEFGVESTVISIEGDTTARILRPGCVTREMLLEVCDDVIIDHAILHELEAGQKAASPGMKYKHYSPKADIIMVEGSLESFISYVGEHNGDNVYSLIFDNDREVFPYRYMTYGSDSSQQAHLLFQRLRELDDAGAERVYVRAPETDGVGLAVYNRLIRAAGFEVIRI, encoded by the coding sequence ATGGATACAGTTTTACTAAACAACAAGGAACAAGACCTTGAAATAGCTGCTGAATTTATTAAAAAAGGCGAAATAGTCGGTATACCCACAGAAACAGTCTATGGACTTGGCGCAGATGCTTCAAACGTGGAGGCTGTCCGCAAAGTCTTTGAAGCCAAGGGCAGACCTGCTGATAATCCGCTGATAGTACATCTTGCAGATTTTTCACAGGCTGTGGACTACACATCGTCTATACCTGGGCTTGCGTACAGACTTGCAGAGAGATTCTGTCCGGGACCGCTCACAATGGTGCTTCCAAAAAATGACAGGATACCTATGATAACATCAGGCGGACTTGATACAGTGGGTATCAGAGTGCCGTCACACCCTGTAATGCACAGGATAATCGAGTTATCAGGCAGACCTATTGCAGCTCCGTCAGCAAATACTTCGGGATACCCAAGCCCTACATCGGCTGAGCATGTTATGCGTGACATGAACGGTAAGATAGCAGCTGTGGTTGACGGCGGAAGCTCGGAGTTCGGTGTTGAATCTACAGTTATCTCCATTGAGGGAGATACCACTGCAAGGATACTTCGCCCCGGCTGTGTCACAAGGGAAATGCTTCTTGAAGTATGCGATGACGTAATAATCGACCACGCTATACTCCACGAGCTTGAAGCAGGTCAGAAGGCTGCTTCTCCCGGAATGAAGTACAAGCACTATTCGCCTAAAGCAGATATAATCATGGTGGAAGGTTCACTTGAAAGCTTTATCTCATATGTGGGAGAGCACAACGGCGACAATGTATATTCGCTTATATTCGATAATGACAGGGAAGTATTCCCATACAGATATATGACCTACGGCAGTGACAGTTCACAGCAGGCACATCTTTTGTTTCAGAGGCTTCGTGAGCTTGATGACGCAGGTGCAGAAAGAGTCTATGTCCGCGCTCCAGAAACGGACGGCGTAGGACTTGCAGTATATAACCGCCTTATCAGGGCGGCAGGATTCGAGGTGATAAGGATATGA
- the coaE gene encoding dephospho-CoA kinase (Dephospho-CoA kinase (CoaE) performs the final step in coenzyme A biosynthesis.) yields the protein MNSLNGVMVVGLTGQTGAGKSTVSKIFASNGFTVINCDQVARKIVEKGTKCLDEIADLFGSSVINEDGTLNRKGLAGIVFSDKSKLEALTTITYPYITGEILREIRVHSMKGEKLILLDAPTLFESRADDFCEIIISVLADADIREKRIISRDGLTVDQARRRMNSQLNEEFFKSHSDYIIHNNGNMDTVNGIAWEVSGKIRELFKNKQTPMTV from the coding sequence ATGAACAGTCTCAACGGAGTCATGGTAGTCGGACTGACCGGCCAGACAGGGGCAGGGAAGAGCACAGTCTCAAAGATCTTTGCTTCCAACGGTTTTACAGTCATCAACTGCGATCAGGTTGCTCGCAAGATAGTTGAAAAGGGCACAAAATGCCTTGATGAGATAGCTGACCTCTTCGGTTCAAGCGTTATAAACGAGGATGGCACTCTCAACAGAAAAGGACTTGCAGGTATAGTGTTCTCTGACAAATCCAAGCTTGAAGCTCTTACCACCATTACATATCCTTACATCACAGGTGAGATACTTCGCGAGATAAGAGTTCATTCCATGAAAGGCGAGAAGCTCATACTTCTCGATGCTCCCACGCTCTTTGAGAGCCGTGCGGATGATTTCTGCGAGATAATCATATCGGTTCTTGCAGATGCCGATATACGTGAAAAACGTATTATCTCACGCGACGGACTTACTGTTGATCAGGCTCGCAGACGCATGAATTCTCAGCTCAACGAGGAATTCTTCAAGAGCCATTCCGACTACATAATCCATAATAACGGAAATATGGATACAGTGAACGGCATCGCATGGGAAGTTTCGGGAAAGATAAGAGAGCTTTTTAAGAACAAACAGACTCCCATGACAGTGTGA
- a CDS encoding aminopeptidase, whose amino-acid sequence MAEKKDAAKKLKEKLLMQRKNAYHLVSDKDIKACDKFCEGYKDFMNKAKIEREAVIYSIDLLKKKGFVEFKAGMKLKSGDKIYRNNRGKSVLAAVIGTAPISEGVRLCAAHIDSPRLDLKQNPLYEDTEMALFKTHYYGGIKKYQWTTIPLALHGVVIKADGTTVPVNIGEDDSDPVFCVTDLLPHLASAQMQKPLAKGITGEQLNIVIGSRPFKDDEESGSVKLNIMNILFEKYGITEADFISSELEAVPAFKAKDIGFDRSMIGSYGHDDKVCAYPALVATAECKKPKHTVVTILTDKEETGSDGNTGLRSAYLEYFVADIAETLGSDSMTVLSASECLSADVNAAYDPTFPEVNERNNSAYINHGVVITKYTGARGKAGTSDASAEFTGRIRRLMDSKNVIWQTGELGKVDEGGGGTVAAYIANLNVDTIDLGVPVLSMHAPYEIVSKLDTYMAYKAFEVFMAD is encoded by the coding sequence ATGGCAGAAAAAAAGGATGCCGCTAAGAAGCTTAAAGAAAAGCTCCTTATGCAGCGCAAAAACGCATATCATCTTGTTTCGGACAAGGACATAAAAGCTTGCGACAAATTCTGCGAGGGCTACAAGGACTTTATGAACAAGGCAAAGATCGAGCGTGAAGCAGTTATATACTCCATAGACCTCCTTAAAAAGAAGGGCTTTGTGGAATTTAAAGCAGGCATGAAGCTTAAATCAGGGGATAAGATATACCGCAACAACCGCGGCAAGTCTGTACTTGCAGCTGTTATAGGTACAGCACCTATCTCTGAGGGCGTAAGACTTTGTGCAGCTCATATCGATTCACCAAGACTTGACCTAAAGCAGAATCCTCTTTATGAGGACACAGAGATGGCTCTTTTCAAGACTCATTACTACGGCGGCATAAAGAAGTATCAGTGGACTACTATTCCACTTGCACTTCACGGTGTAGTTATAAAGGCTGACGGGACTACCGTTCCTGTAAATATCGGCGAGGACGACAGTGACCCTGTTTTTTGTGTTACAGACCTGCTTCCTCACCTTGCATCTGCACAGATGCAGAAGCCCCTTGCAAAAGGTATCACAGGTGAGCAGCTTAATATCGTTATCGGTTCACGTCCTTTCAAAGACGATGAGGAGAGCGGCTCTGTAAAGCTCAACATAATGAATATTCTCTTTGAGAAGTACGGTATCACCGAGGCTGATTTTATTTCCTCAGAGCTTGAAGCAGTTCCTGCATTCAAGGCAAAGGACATCGGCTTCGACAGAAGCATGATAGGTTCATACGGTCATGACGATAAGGTATGCGCATATCCTGCACTTGTGGCTACAGCTGAGTGCAAGAAGCCAAAGCATACTGTAGTTACTATACTTACCGATAAGGAAGAGACAGGCAGCGACGGAAACACAGGTCTCCGTTCTGCATACCTCGAGTACTTTGTAGCTGATATAGCTGAAACTCTTGGAAGCGACAGCATGACTGTTCTTTCAGCTTCCGAGTGCTTGTCCGCAGACGTTAACGCTGCATACGACCCCACATTCCCTGAGGTAAATGAGCGCAACAACAGCGCTTATATAAACCACGGCGTAGTTATCACAAAGTATACAGGCGCACGGGGCAAGGCCGGCACATCTGATGCTTCCGCAGAGTTCACAGGACGTATCAGAAGACTTATGGACTCAAAGAATGTTATCTGGCAGACAGGTGAGCTTGGCAAGGTAGATGAGGGCGGCGGCGGAACAGTTGCTGCTTACATTGCAAATCTTAACGTTGATACCATTGACCTTGGAGTACCTGTGCTCTCAATGCACGCCCCCTATGAGATAGTATCAAAGCTTGACACATATATGGCGTATAAGGCATTTGAAGTATTTATGGCAGACTAA
- a CDS encoding LysR family transcriptional regulator → MKIQQLEYVIAVAREGSITKAAKKLYQAQPNISIALKELEASLGIQIFNRSPNGMILTPEGEEFLARAQTIVDEMQSLERDYAQTPDNEMKLKVAAARSTYATAAIGKFISSYADKTDKIDVHVMETSTAKVLEDICAGKYDIGFIRIPSTYAEMIESRLKARNLVGRTIMEFPLQIVMSEKHPLAKYDDVPYELLSEYPEIIHGDDESEMVRRASINQDFDEKRFTKKIFIYDRGTQISMLKTVKNAYMWVAPMSQLILKFNELCTRKSSYATNLNRDMIIYRKASENNALISDCIRTVFEYADKIEGLEI, encoded by the coding sequence ATGAAAATACAGCAGCTTGAATATGTTATTGCCGTTGCAAGAGAAGGCAGTATAACAAAGGCAGCCAAGAAGCTTTATCAGGCTCAGCCCAATATCAGTATCGCCCTTAAAGAGCTTGAAGCTTCACTGGGCATACAGATATTCAACCGCTCTCCCAACGGTATGATACTTACCCCTGAGGGTGAGGAGTTCCTTGCCCGTGCTCAGACTATCGTTGATGAAATGCAGAGCCTCGAAAGAGACTATGCACAGACACCCGATAATGAAATGAAACTAAAAGTTGCGGCTGCGCGTTCAACATATGCAACTGCGGCTATAGGTAAGTTTATCAGCAGCTACGCCGATAAGACAGATAAGATAGACGTCCATGTTATGGAGACAAGCACCGCAAAGGTACTTGAGGATATTTGTGCGGGCAAATACGATATCGGTTTTATTCGTATTCCCAGCACGTATGCTGAAATGATCGAAAGCCGTCTTAAAGCTCGTAATCTTGTTGGCAGAACTATTATGGAGTTCCCTCTTCAGATCGTTATGAGCGAAAAACATCCCCTTGCTAAATACGATGACGTTCCTTATGAGCTGCTTTCAGAGTATCCCGAGATAATCCACGGCGATGATGAATCCGAAATGGTTCGCCGAGCTTCTATCAATCAGGATTTTGACGAAAAGCGTTTTACAAAGAAGATCTTCATTTACGACAGAGGTACTCAGATAAGTATGCTCAAAACCGTTAAGAATGCATATATGTGGGTAGCTCCCATGTCTCAGCTCATATTGAAATTTAATGAGCTTTGCACCAGAAAGAGCTCCTATGCGACTAATCTCAACCGTGATATGATAATCTATCGTAAGGCAAGCGAAAACAATGCGCTCATCTCGGACTGTATAAGAACAGTCTTTGAGTACGCAGACAAGATCGAAGGACTGGAAATATAA
- a CDS encoding DEAD/DEAH box helicase — MSIFERYAPFIQDFIYRNNWESLRAIQAAAGDAIFNTDENVLLTASTASGKTEAAFFPILTLFSEDMPRSVGAIYIGPLKALINDQFMRLNELCDEADIPVWHWHGDVAQSHKSKMLKNPSGILQITPESLEAMLLRKHALIPKLFGDLRFIVIDEIHSLMRGDRGGQTICLMERLCKMAGVNPRRIGLSATIGDPAAAGEFLSYGTGRGTIIPKIESKGVKWRLSMEHFYISQQNQPDEKENADALPVLDEKTDTAPEHADAGMGYIFEHTRGKKCLVFVNSREECEAVTTTLRSYCEAKHEPDRFLIHHGNLSAAYRETAEEAMKDEDIFMTTCTTATLELGIDIGRLERAFQIDAPFTVSSFLQRMGRTGRRDLPPEMWFVIREELPEPRSMLPETIPWKLLQGIALVQVYLEEKWVEPPKLDRLPYSLLYHQTMSTLASCGELTPAELASKVLTLKYFHRITKDDYKILLRHLLENDHIQRTDEGGFIIGLAGERIVNSFKFYAVFQENEEYTVRWGSQELGTIVMPPPAGEKIAIAGHVWIVEEVDHKRRLVYCEQIKGKVPAYFGDCPGDINTKILLRMREVLREDRSYPYLMKNAAARLAQARQTAHNSKVTDTPLICLGGNMWCLFPWLGTYAFFAMERFLKLKCADRLGLRGMDSSRPYYIQFTMKVSPGEFFEVLADEARKEFDPMELVYPGEVPVFEKYDEFLPEVLVKKGFAYGILGISEMKERILSWIT, encoded by the coding sequence ATGAGTATTTTTGAAAGATATGCTCCTTTTATACAGGATTTCATCTACCGAAATAACTGGGAGTCCCTGCGTGCAATCCAGGCTGCCGCAGGTGACGCTATTTTCAATACCGACGAGAACGTTCTCCTGACGGCTTCAACTGCCTCAGGCAAAACAGAAGCAGCTTTCTTCCCTATTCTTACGCTCTTTTCAGAGGATATGCCCCGCTCCGTGGGTGCTATATACATAGGACCGCTGAAAGCACTTATCAACGACCAGTTCATGCGACTTAACGAGCTATGCGACGAGGCGGATATACCTGTCTGGCACTGGCACGGCGATGTGGCGCAGTCCCATAAAAGCAAAATGCTGAAAAATCCGTCGGGGATATTGCAGATAACTCCCGAATCTCTTGAGGCTATGCTTCTGCGCAAGCACGCCCTTATACCTAAGCTTTTTGGAGACCTGCGCTTTATTGTCATTGACGAGATACACTCCCTTATGCGCGGTGACCGCGGCGGTCAGACCATATGTCTTATGGAAAGGCTCTGTAAAATGGCAGGGGTCAATCCGCGCAGGATAGGTCTGTCAGCTACTATAGGCGATCCCGCCGCCGCAGGAGAATTTCTGTCTTACGGTACGGGACGAGGTACTATTATACCCAAAATAGAAAGCAAGGGAGTAAAATGGCGACTGTCCATGGAGCACTTCTACATCAGTCAGCAGAATCAACCCGACGAAAAAGAAAACGCAGATGCTCTTCCCGTTCTTGATGAAAAAACAGATACTGCTCCAGAACACGCTGACGCAGGCATGGGATATATCTTTGAGCATACGCGGGGCAAAAAATGCCTTGTGTTCGTCAACTCCCGTGAAGAATGTGAAGCAGTCACAACTACACTGCGCTCCTACTGTGAGGCTAAACATGAGCCTGACCGCTTTCTTATCCATCACGGCAATCTCTCCGCAGCCTACCGTGAAACTGCAGAGGAAGCCATGAAGGACGAGGATATATTCATGACTACCTGTACCACAGCCACCTTGGAGCTCGGTATCGACATAGGCAGGCTTGAACGTGCATTTCAGATAGACGCTCCTTTTACAGTTTCATCGTTTTTACAGCGTATGGGACGTACAGGCAGACGCGACCTGCCGCCTGAGATGTGGTTCGTTATACGTGAAGAGCTCCCCGAGCCCCGCTCAATGCTGCCTGAGACTATACCGTGGAAGCTTTTGCAGGGCATTGCTCTTGTACAGGTATACCTTGAAGAAAAATGGGTGGAGCCCCCAAAGCTTGACAGGCTCCCCTACAGTCTGCTCTATCACCAGACCATGAGTACTCTCGCTTCATGCGGTGAGCTTACCCCCGCCGAGCTTGCTTCAAAGGTACTGACACTTAAATATTTTCACCGCATCACTAAGGACGACTATAAAATACTGCTTCGGCATCTCCTTGAAAACGACCACATACAGCGTACAGATGAGGGCGGATTTATCATAGGTCTTGCAGGAGAACGCATCGTCAACAGCTTCAAATTTTATGCTGTATTTCAGGAGAATGAAGAATATACCGTGCGATGGGGCTCTCAGGAGCTTGGCACTATAGTTATGCCTCCGCCTGCAGGCGAAAAGATAGCTATTGCAGGGCATGTGTGGATAGTAGAGGAAGTTGACCACAAGCGCCGACTTGTTTACTGCGAGCAGATCAAAGGAAAAGTGCCTGCATATTTCGGTGACTGCCCGGGCGATATCAACACCAAGATACTTCTGCGTATGCGTGAGGTGCTCCGTGAGGACAGAAGCTATCCATATCTTATGAAAAACGCTGCTGCACGACTTGCGCAGGCTCGTCAGACTGCCCATAACTCAAAGGTGACGGATACACCGCTGATATGTCTCGGCGGCAATATGTGGTGTCTGTTCCCGTGGCTTGGCACCTACGCTTTTTTTGCCATGGAGCGCTTCCTTAAACTTAAATGCGCTGACAGACTGGGACTTCGGGGTATGGATTCCTCACGTCCTTACTATATTCAATTCACCATGAAGGTCTCTCCCGGGGAATTCTTTGAAGTCCTCGCAGATGAAGCACGCAAGGAGTTTGACCCGATGGAACTGGTATATCCGGGTGAAGTACCTGTATTTGAAAAATATGATGAATTTCTTCCGGAAGTCCTTGTGAAAAAAGGCTTCGCTTATGGAATACTCGGGATATCTGAAATGAAAGAGCGCATTTTAAGCTGGATAACTTAA
- a CDS encoding ATP-binding protein, with protein sequence MKIPKRIASAVINSLKGGVVPRIGLPYITVGRENEIDALLHDVDIIADGGASFRFIVGKYGSGKSFLLQTIRSHVMDRNFVVVDADLSPERRLQGTKGQGLATYKELIRNMSTKTRPDGGALTLILDRWISGVQSETAAESGLSTDSAEFAKAVEKKIFEVVNALSEMVHGFDFAKLLTIYYRASVSGNDEEKAKVVKWFRGEYANKTEAKSELGVNIIISDDDWYEYIKLFAAFLKMAGYSGLLVLVDELVNIYKIPNSITRQYNYEKILTMYNDTLQGKAKYIGIIMGGTPQCIEDTRRGVYSYEALRSRLAEGRFGREGVKDMLAPVIHLTPLTYEEMLVLTEKLADIHAQLFDYTQMITQEDMISFIKLEFGRIGSDSHITPREVIRDFIELLDIIMQNPSINVSQLISSEAMEFTKPSGNDDTADEEFAEFEI encoded by the coding sequence ATGAAAATACCCAAAAGGATCGCTTCTGCGGTCATTAACTCGCTTAAAGGCGGCGTTGTTCCGCGTATTGGTCTGCCATACATAACCGTTGGACGTGAAAACGAGATAGATGCGCTTCTCCATGATGTGGATATAATCGCAGACGGCGGAGCATCGTTCCGCTTTATCGTCGGTAAGTACGGAAGCGGTAAGAGCTTTCTTTTGCAGACTATACGCAGTCACGTTATGGACAGGAACTTTGTCGTTGTTGACGCTGACCTCTCACCTGAGCGCCGCTTACAGGGCACCAAGGGTCAGGGACTTGCCACATACAAGGAGCTTATCCGCAATATGTCAACAAAGACACGTCCCGACGGCGGTGCGCTTACACTTATACTTGACCGCTGGATAAGCGGAGTTCAGTCCGAAACTGCTGCTGAAAGCGGACTTTCAACTGATTCCGCAGAGTTCGCTAAAGCTGTAGAAAAAAAGATATTTGAAGTTGTAAATGCACTGAGTGAAATGGTGCACGGATTTGACTTTGCAAAGCTGCTGACTATATATTACAGAGCTTCTGTAAGCGGAAACGACGAAGAAAAAGCCAAGGTTGTAAAATGGTTCCGCGGCGAGTACGCCAACAAGACCGAAGCTAAGTCCGAGCTTGGAGTAAATATCATAATCAGTGACGACGACTGGTATGAGTACATCAAGCTCTTTGCAGCCTTTCTCAAAATGGCAGGCTACAGCGGCCTCCTCGTCCTGGTGGACGAGCTTGTGAACATCTACAAGATACCTAACAGTATCACAAGGCAGTACAACTACGAAAAAATACTCACCATGTACAATGATACATTGCAGGGCAAGGCTAAATACATAGGTATCATAATGGGCGGCACTCCACAGTGCATTGAGGACACCCGCCGCGGCGTCTACAGCTACGAAGCTCTTCGCTCGCGTCTTGCAGAGGGGCGTTTTGGACGTGAGGGCGTAAAGGATATGCTGGCTCCTGTCATACATCTGACTCCTCTCACCTATGAGGAAATGCTTGTACTTACCGAAAAGCTTGCAGATATACACGCTCAGCTATTTGACTATACCCAGATGATAACACAGGAGGATATGATAAGCTTTATAAAGCTGGAATTCGGGCGCATAGGCTCCGACAGCCATATCACTCCCCGTGAGGTTATCCGCGATTTCATCGAGCTTCTTGATATTATCATGCAGAACCCGAGTATTAATGTAAGTCAGCTTATCTCCTCGGAGGCTATGGAATTCACCAAGCCAAGCGGTAACGACGATACAGCTGACGAGGAATTTGCAGAATTTGAGATATAA
- a CDS encoding TerB N-terminal domain-containing protein has protein sequence MSDTKEILHQILNDEKLLNSRAFRDRVYTDEPIIRTAAQLRKPETPAKIKEMKGIAFSPEAYWKTSAWLFYNQGKFMENYEDVYPMCDDFVKYYPCYRDLDDKQLRSYFAWRTNVRKDVIEKAPLSFVYIYIYELINCIGADEPQECFSRLKSFCDVYRLIDGSISKYTDVWLSDMIVYYGLPPSLADDFEDIRYDMKLLTLIYWEKSSDDELFEAISALSSYRLEKSLYYTAELEEFKKVLVRSFIKLSEFFRDKRKNSLCDKLFGNIVECTYNMFASAIFYDRQALRSCEYSFSEIHSYTCKSGKWKCRKFYGNRGRNGNLGDLLRAVDSLLREKADFRYKISIEGVSKTALKIIQAEIDSFYAEKQRAEAQKIEIDLSKLVEIRKAADITRDKLIVDEEVEEPAPVAEPKEETAAEASACPLLDENEILFMQALLYNGDVSDAARKCGLLVSILADSINEKLFDTFSDTVIDFSSDVPVLIDDYTDELKHMIPKE, from the coding sequence ATGTCAGACACAAAAGAGATACTTCATCAGATACTAAATGACGAAAAGCTTCTGAACAGCCGCGCCTTCCGTGACAGAGTATATACGGACGAGCCTATAATAAGAACTGCCGCACAGCTCAGAAAGCCTGAAACTCCTGCAAAGATCAAGGAAATGAAGGGCATTGCATTTTCACCAGAAGCATACTGGAAAACCTCGGCATGGCTTTTCTATAATCAGGGAAAATTCATGGAAAACTACGAGGACGTATATCCAATGTGTGACGATTTCGTCAAATACTATCCATGCTACCGTGACCTTGATGACAAGCAGCTTAGAAGCTATTTCGCGTGGCGTACAAATGTGAGGAAAGATGTCATTGAAAAGGCTCCCCTGTCTTTCGTTTATATCTATATCTATGAGCTTATAAACTGCATAGGTGCCGACGAACCGCAGGAATGTTTTTCAAGGCTGAAAAGCTTCTGCGACGTGTACAGGCTCATTGATGGCAGTATATCAAAATATACCGATGTATGGCTAAGCGATATGATAGTTTATTACGGGCTTCCACCTTCCCTTGCAGACGATTTTGAGGACATCAGATACGATATGAAACTGCTTACCCTTATATACTGGGAGAAAAGCTCCGATGATGAGCTTTTTGAAGCTATTAGCGCCCTATCTTCTTATCGGCTTGAAAAGTCTCTTTACTATACAGCTGAACTCGAAGAATTCAAAAAGGTTCTTGTGAGAAGCTTTATAAAGCTGTCTGAGTTCTTCCGTGATAAAAGAAAGAATTCCCTGTGCGACAAGCTCTTCGGTAATATAGTGGAATGCACATATAATATGTTTGCTTCGGCTATTTTCTATGACAGGCAGGCACTTCGCAGCTGCGAATACAGCTTTAGCGAGATACACTCATACACCTGCAAAAGCGGCAAATGGAAATGCCGAAAATTCTACGGCAACAGAGGAAGAAACGGAAATCTGGGCGATCTTCTGAGAGCAGTGGACAGTTTGCTGCGTGAAAAAGCTGATTTCCGATACAAGATAAGCATTGAAGGAGTCTCAAAGACTGCTCTGAAGATAATTCAGGCAGAGATCGACAGCTTCTATGCTGAAAAGCAGCGCGCCGAAGCACAAAAGATCGAAATTGATCTTTCAAAGCTCGTAGAAATAAGAAAGGCTGCCGATATTACACGGGATAAGCTTATCGTTGATGAAGAAGTCGAAGAACCTGCTCCCGTTGCTGAACCCAAGGAAGAAACAGCCGCAGAAGCCTCTGCGTGTCCTTTGCTTGACGAGAATGAGATACTTTTCATGCAGGCACTGCTATACAACGGTGATGTTTCAGATGCTGCGAGAAAATGTGGGCTCCTTGTCTCTATACTTGCCGACAGCATTAATGAAAAGCTTTTCGATACATTCAGCGATACCGTCATAGATTTTTCGTCAGATGTGCCTGTGCTCATAGATGACTATACTGACGAACTTAAACATATGATACCCAAGGAGTAA
- a CDS encoding DUF308 domain-containing protein has translation MKIDNSGYIAKGILLAVCGVLFAFFPNVITWVFYIIGGIIVAGSALTSLGGISQGDGSLLPAGGIGVAIGLFIMCIPKVISAHISMIVGFILLIISIVQIVKALSKEMKKGIKIFQLIFGIVLLIGSVFLIFDPFKGGNVIRIIVGFIMIGYALFNFYVAYVINERNGGVVSSTSGANKNDNIIDTSGHDVPDGDSIKKLQ, from the coding sequence ATGAAGATCGACAACTCGGGATATATTGCCAAGGGGATTTTACTTGCGGTGTGCGGCGTACTTTTTGCCTTTTTCCCTAATGTTATCACGTGGGTATTCTACATAATCGGCGGAATAATCGTTGCAGGCAGTGCACTTACCTCACTGGGCGGTATATCTCAGGGAGACGGTTCTCTTCTTCCCGCAGGCGGCATAGGCGTTGCCATCGGTCTTTTCATAATGTGCATACCAAAGGTAATAAGTGCACATATTTCTATGATAGTCGGATTTATTCTTCTTATAATCTCCATTGTTCAGATAGTAAAGGCGCTTTCTAAGGAAATGAAAAAGGGAATCAAGATTTTTCAGCTCATCTTCGGAATAGTACTCCTTATCGGGTCTGTATTCCTGATCTTTGATCCTTTCAAGGGCGGCAATGTTATCCGAATCATCGTTGGCTTTATAATGATAGGTTATGCTTTATTCAACTTCTATGTTGCTTACGTTATAAACGAACGCAACGGCGGTGTTGTCAGCAGTACATCAGGTGCAAATAAAAATGACAACATAATCGATACAAGCGGTCATGATGTTCCCGACGGGGACAGCATCAAAAAGCTTCAATAA